The Drosophila sulfurigaster albostrigata strain 15112-1811.04 chromosome 3, ASM2355843v2, whole genome shotgun sequence genomic sequence TCATAAATCAGATCaagtttcattttcttttcttcttttttatgtataacaaaatgccaaaatgaacaaaaacatTTGCCCCAAGCTATGAGCACAAAATGCAAGGACTTTTATTAAGTCcttctatttgtttttaatatcaaTGTTTGAATTGTGTTACTTTGTCAagctgtgtgtatgtgtgtgtgtgcgtgataTTGTTTGTGAATTACaatgtttcaatttgttgtcagCAAACTAATAATAAGTTGAAAACAAATGTGTGAGTAATggtgtgttgttttttgcgcTCATAGTTGGTAGCcttatttgaaattgttgcatGCTTCTTCGCTTGAATGTTTTCTATGCTTTTCTTGTCTTCTTGATTTGTAACTCGTTCATACTCCTCtcttgttttgtgtgttgttgttgtgcggcTGCTCAAGTTTTGGTTTTACAGCCTCCCGATAGTGCTTCATTTGCGTCTGCCGCTCACAGTGCTCCAACCTGcctcattttgttgttgtctggcaTGCTGTTGTCTGGGAGTTGGAGCTGTTGTCGCTGTGGCAGTGGACGCCGCAGCATCATCTCACTTTTTACCGGGAGGCGCTATTGGTTGGCCGCGCTCCTTGCCACGTAATTTTATGCCAAGCACACGCTCCATCTTGCCCAGTATCAAGTTGTTTGGAATACCGCGTCCGGCTTCATAGTCAGTGACAACTTGCTGCTTCTCGCAGATTTTCTGTGATACGAgagaaatcaaattatttaactgATTTTGTTTATCGACTTCACCCACTTACAGTGGCCAAATCCTTTTGGCTAAGACCCTTGTTCTGGCGTCCCTGCTGAATGATTTTGCCCACATCGAGCGGTATCTTGTCATGCCGCAATTCTTCAGTCTCACGATCCAGCTTGGCAGTGTTCTTGGTGGTCACATGCTGCTTGTTGGTGCCAGCACCatctacaacagcaacaacaacaacaaattgattaatttaaatattcgatttttttttaggtcAGCCAATATGGCCGCCGCCTTTGACAGGGAGGTGAGAGCTTTTCGATTTCGCATTTGGATGCAAAAAAAAGCGTTGCGAAattaaacacaacacacagacacgcgcACACAGTCATACGcccacatatacatacacattcaTACTAACTAGCGATACgcttaaacaacaacaaatgcgcCACGCAATCCGTATCATTGATTGCAATTGCCTGCCTGCCGTGTGTATTTCGACTTCCACCTCAATCTGCTGCAGGCGTAATTCAAAATAAGGTTAATGATGGATTTTCACTTACATTTTTGCTGAGTATCAACTGCAACACCTTGGCGGCGTGCTTGATTAACAGCTGATTCGGTCTTCAGTTGGCTAGACTTCGGGGCCTTTTTTCTCAAAACGGTTACCGTATCCCAGTCCGACATCTTATTTTCGTCGAtcgaaaatatgaaataaacatTGAATTTGATGTAGTGCTGGTGGCTAGCTTTTGTACAACATTTAGCTACTTACATTGGCTGCTTTGTTAATGCTTTACTTAATGTGAATATATGactattttgtaattaaaactaGGAATTCCAGAACTATCTATGAATATCTGAACGGTGTGTGACGGTTTggggttgtgtgtgtgtttgtcctCATGTGCTAGAGCTGAAAACGATTCGATTTTAATCGATTGTAATCGGTTTTATGTATTCGtaaaaaatcgatttttttttgtgaaaatagaaaataaataaactcagCCGCAACAGgccaaaaaataacaatttcatattaaatattgcacaaTTGTCGTCAGGTGGGTCTGCAAGTTGTATATAGAGCCACGATAATTGCTAAAGGGCTACAATTCTTgtgatatttttgtatattttgagaggCGCGTTATTTGAAactgtttgttatttttcggTAATTTCGCAAAACCCTGACCATAATTTctatgaaattgtaaaaatattctGAATACCATGTTGGTTTCttgaaacaaattaatatattgttcaaaataatatatgaaataaatgcaaatgaaaaataccgGCTTGTGTTACAAAGGACTatcaacagcgacaacagagCTTTTTGACGAACCAGTTCGATAGGCAATCGAGAAACCGCAATTTTGATTCCACTGAAATTGAAAGAACGCAATTTTCAGCTCGCGTGAAGTTGGCTGCGTCAAGGAAAACACTCAACATGAAGTTGGCTGCACAAAATAAGCTTTGGTTATTCTCGCGCTAATTGCAGACGGTCACTCTAGTCGAGTTAGTCGtcttgaaaattttaataaagtcGGTCGGTGTCGCTCTGTGTTGTGCGGGTGGTAATTTtctgtgtgcttgtgtgtgtgtaattggGAAAAATGCAAAGATATAGATAACTTACAAGCTGCAGTTCAAATACACAACAGTATACAATAAATCGGTATCACTTTTCGTCGTTGAAAATGCGAAATATGTGAGAAAACGGAGCAGCGGACGAGACGCAGACGCAGCGAAAAGACGTAACGGGCAGACAAAGTGCATTTTTTAGGGCGTGTTTTGTAGCCAGCCAGAGCCGCCCCCCCTTCTGCTTCAACACCCCCCCGTCGAAAGGCTGGTGGCATTGGCCACTCAACAaatgagagagtgagagagcaaaaaaagcaaacacaaaaattgttaattgttgtCGTCGCACACTACAAAAATTTTGcgtgcaaaaaaaatttcgcAACATCCTTGAATTTTGTCTACTctcaaattgcaaaaaaaagtggagtagcagcaaaaaagaaaagaaaaaagagcgTATCTcgtgaaagaaagaaaagagacgacgacgacgacgcacgAAAGAAAATGTGTAGAGCAGcgaattaaaataaagcaaacgcGAATGcgataaattgcaaaaagaagaaaaaaagtgcatgcaaataaattatttatcgctagcaaaaaaaaactgaaatcaaattgtgcaaataagaaaatatatataatcgtATAGAGTgtataaattgttattgctgcgCAAGAGCAGCCAACCCAACCACCCAACTCCATCTCCAGCTTCTTCTGGTTGCATGTGATTGCGACAATAATGGGAGCACAGCAGGGCAAGGAGCGCGGCTCGCATTCGagtggtggcggcggcggtggtcATGGCGCCACTGTCAGCTGCATCGGTGTCTCCAGCAGCAGTCCCATTGCCTCCGGTTCGCCGCATTGCATTGCCTCCAATACAACGGGCTCCACATTGCGTGGTTCGCGTCTCAAATCACATCAGTCTTCGTCGTCGGCAGCGGTGTCGGTTTCGGGtcacggcagcaacagcatcggTTCCAGCGGCTCCAGTGGGTTGTCATCACAGCGCGGTGGAGGCGGAGGTGGCAACTCTAGTGCCTCCCACAAGGATAATCGCTGCAATGCAACTGTGGGCCTAAACATATTTACCGAACACAATGGTGAGTATGCGTTTTGCATAAGTGTGCGTAAAAAATGAGTAaatgcgtgtatgtgtgtgcgtaaaagtgtatatttgtgtatgtacataagcCACCCGCAGCATACAAATGCACTTAGCGTGTGtatacactcactcacacacttacGCATATAACAGTGTACATAGAGTTAACATTTTGCTTGACAGCtcatactctctctctctctcaaactgtcgctctctcgcttATGCTCTCTCTCACTTATGCTTCCTCTTCCCTTCACtccataaacacacacacacatcactgTGGGGCGGCCGCTCTCCCAATTGAGccaatttctttctttcattgcTTCCGATTATCATAGACGCGGAATGcacgttgtagttgttgttgttgttgttgttgcctgcttgGCCTTATGTACACACAATAGTTCTacatgctgttgttgttgttcctcttgTTGTAGTTTTGGCTGTTCGCTTTTGTTTACAAGCGAGACACGCGTCGCAAGAAAATGTATTGAATTTGGTAGAGCAGGcagcattattgttgttgtgaggGCGGtttcggctgttgctgctccttttAATACCATACGCACCCCACCATCATCCTCGCCCCCGCATTCGCACCCtcatcctgctgctgttgctcgacAGTGGTTGAAAAGTacgcaacagcaaaagcaacaacatcagcagcaacagccacccCCTCACTGTTTTGTTGACGGGCATTTCCTGCGATTTTTCCTCACGCATTTTCCATACTTTTCCGCAATTTCACAATGCTGTTTGTTTGCAACAtatttccccttttttttcATGCTGACATCTGTATTTGCCATGTCACATTTCTCTAATAGCTTTTTTATGTCCTctttctcccactctctcttgCTCCCGGTTATTTTGTCGTCCTACCACAACTTCTGGACAGCGGGGGGGCGCTACACTCTGATTGGATTTATTATCAGTCTGTTCGGCATTATCTAATGGGAAATTGCACCTGCTGCATACAACTCATTAAATGTCTCAAGAGCTGCACAAATGCCACACAATAAATTTCTATATCTTCAAACTCAATTCAGTCTAATTGCCACTCTGGTTGCAATTGGAATACTCGACACACTCTTCTTCTTTTCCTTTGATACTGCCACTTCCACTTTAAGCTCCCTTCAAGATGctatcaaatttattgcaatttcattgtatttcattttttttat encodes the following:
- the LOC133842865 gene encoding LOW QUALITY PROTEIN: endothelial differentiation-related factor 1 homolog (The sequence of the model RefSeq protein was modified relative to this genomic sequence to represent the inferred CDS: substituted 1 base at 1 genomic stop codon) translates to MSDWDTVTVLRKKAPKSSQLKTESAVNQARRQGVAVDTQQKYGAGTNKQHVTTKNTAKLDRETEELRHDKIPLDVGKIIQQGRQNKGLSQKDLATKICEKQQVVTDYEAGRGIPNNLILGKMERVLGIKLRGKERGQPIAPPGKKXDDAAASTATATTAPTPRQQHARQQQNEAGWSTVSGRRK